CAAGTATTTTAACTCTTAACTTATATTATGTGAAGACTATTATTGCTCTCTTACACCGCAGACCAGAAAGCCAAATATTAccgaaaaggcaaaaattaCCAGCCTATGATCCATGGCTGTTTACCTATCCGTTGAGACTGACAATGTGCAGCTATGTTTTCTTCCTTAAAtaccacttttatttaaagacCTATTAACCAATGCTGTAAACAAGATCTGGCATGAAAGCCACCCAACTGGAAAATAAGGTAATGATTATGTACTATATGTACATCAAGCAACATTATGCCAGTTGTATAATTCTGTTGACCGCGAGTGGACTTAACAGACCTAGAAAAGCAAGCAAAACTCTCCTTTTCAAAGGACATACTACAGTTAATACCCGCGAAGTTGTGATTTTGTGTCCGTATTCCAATTCTAGTGTCGATTCCAGTTCCGAATTTTTGTGGATAGCTTCTAAACATCAGTTCTGAAATTCAGGGAGCTCCTTTTGTGCTTCGAGCTGGACGGCAACCAGTCCTCAGTAAATGAGAAGTATACATTCGTAGTCAACTGCGGTTTGCAATCGAACAACCAGTCCAGTGAAAGCAAATAGTCTCCAGATGGCAGTGGAATAGGAATTTCCACATGGTGGAAATCGCTCACCATCTGCAAGCCCTGAAAGACCGAAAATGATTAGGGTGATGAATGGATTCACCACCGTAAATGCAATATTCTTGCAATATTCTTCTTACTTCATAGGGACACGTGTGGTTGAGGGTGGACACATTCCTGATCATGTTCCAGATCATCTTAACCACTGGGTGATTCCGCTTTCGCACGAATTCGCAGGCGTCGACCGTGAAGTCATACAAAAAGGGCTTATACCCATTGGCCTTCTTCATCACCTTCATATGcaatgaaatatgttttgcTGGCTCTATGAACGTGACATTTATATTCAAGCTGGTCTTGGTTCGGGAATAGGCCTTCAGGCGGCAGTAATGAACAGCAACCCACGATTGGTTATGGGACTTGCACACTGCATTCGTCATTTTAACAAAAGGAGCCTCCTATGGAAATTGTTCAAGTAGTTTAACCTAACCTATGTGAAGACTATTTTTGCTCTCTTACACCGCAGACCAGAAAGCCAAATATTACCGAAACAGCAAAAATTACCAGCCTATGATCCATGGCTGTTTACTTATCCGTAGAGACTGACAATGTGCAGCTAGATATtcttcattaaatattttaaatattttatttaaagaccTATTAACCAATGTTGTAAACAAGATCTGGCATGAAAGCCACCCAACTGGAAAATAAGGTAATGATTATGTACTATATGTACATCAAGCAACATTATGCCAGTAGTAAATTGACCGCGTTGACCGCGTGTGGACTTAACAGACCtagaaaagaaagcaaaactCGCCTTTTCAAAGGACATACTACAGTTAATACCCGCGAAGTTGTGATTTTGTGTCCGTATTCCAATTCTAGTGTCGATTCCAGTTCCGTATTTTTGTGGATAGCTTCTAACCCACAGTTCTGAAATTCAGGGAGCTCTTTCTGTGCTTCGAGCTGGACGGCAACAAGTCCTCAATCAATGTGAAGTATACATTCGTAGAGAACTGCGGTTTGGCATCGAACAACCAGTCAATCAAAAGCAAATAGTCTCCAGATGGCAGTGGAATAGGAACTTCGATGTGGTGGAAATCGCTGAGCATCTGCAAGCCCTGAAAGACCGAACATGATTTAAATGATAATTGATTCACCACTGTAAATGGAATATTCTTGCAATATTCTTCTTACTTCATAGGGACACGTGTGGTTGAGGGTGGACACATTCCTGATCATGTTCCAGATCATCTTAACCACTGGGTGATTCCGCTTTCGCACGAATTCGCAGGCGTCGACCGTGAAGTCATACAAAAAGGGCTTATACCCATTGGCCTTCTTCATCACCTTCATAtgcaatgaaatattttttgctgGCTCTATGAACGTGGCATTTATATTCAAGCTGGTCTTGGTTCGGGAATAGGCCTTCAGGCGGCAGTAATGAACCACCACCCACGATTGGTTGTAGGACTTGCACACTGCATTTGTCATTTTGAGAAAGGGCGCCTCCTGGttgcatttttgattaattgaaattaaattaggtTTATAATAAGATTTCTTACTCCGCAGCCCAAATAGgcaactaaaaacaaaattgcaaaaatggaAACGCCGTGATGCATGGCTCTTGTTCGACTAAACGTGGATAACTGACGTAATTCAGCTCTTCATTTCGAAAATGTGTTCCGGTTTCGAACGAAATGAATTGGTGGTTAAGTAACAAATGCgtttattatattatcatTAAATATCGTTTTAAAAccgttaataaatattttaataacaccAAATTCAACCAGCCAATACGCGTTTAAAGACTATTACCGATCGAAACCTCGAGCCCTCTTGACATACATACCCTACAGTCAATGTTCCTCTACAATTGTGAAATATACATTCGTGGCAAACTGCGGCCTCAAATCGAAGAGGAACTGGTGAGGAGTCTCTGCAAGCGTTGGAATTCGTAGCGAGGAGAAACTAGAAAAGCAGCTCGATACAAACTTTAATGCGATTGAAGTCGCCTAACATCTGCACGTCctaaaatatccaaaaaatTCCCAAACGAAAGTACTGATTATGTACTATATGTTCATCAAACAACATGATGCCAGTTGCATAATTCTGTTGACCGCGTGTGGAGTTGGCAGACCTAGATAGGCAAGGAAAACACTCCTTTATAAAGGACCTTCTACATTTAATACCCGTTCAAAACCAATGTTCTCGATAACTAAGCTGTGATTTTTTCTTCGGTATCTTGTGGATAGCTTCTAAACATCAGTTCTGGAAGTCAGGGAGCTCCTTCTGTGCTTCAAGCTGGGCGGCAACAAGTCCTCAATAAATGTGAAGTATACATTCGTAGAGAACTGCGGTTTGGCATCGAACAACCAGTCCACCACAAGCAAATAGTCTCCAGATGGCCATGGAATAGGAAGTTCGACGTGGTGGAAATCGCTGAGCATCTGCAAGCCCTGAAAGTCCAAAAATGATTTAGTTGATGAATTGATTCACCACCGTTAATGCAATATTCTTGGCGGGCTTACTTCATAGGGACACGTGTGGTTGATGGTGGACACATTCCTTATCATGTTCCAGACTATCTTGGCCACCGGATGGTTCCGCCTTCGCATGAATTCGCAGGCGTCGATCGTGAAGTCAAACAAAAAGGGCTTGTACCCATTGGCCCTCTTCATCGTCTTCCCATGCACTGATATATTTTTGGCTGGCTCTATGAAGGTGGCATTTATATTCAAGCTGGTCTTTGTTCGGGAATAGGCCTTCAGGCGGCAGTAATGAACCACCACCCACGATTGGTTATGGGACTTGCACACTGCATTTGTCATTTTGAGAAAGGACGCCTCCTGGttgcatttttgattaattgaaattaaattagttcTATAATACGCTTTCTTACTCCGCAGCCCAAATAGgcaactaaaaacaaaattgcaaaaatggaAACGCCGTGATGCATGGCTCTTGTTCGACTAAACGTGGATAACTGAAGTAATTCAGCTCTTCATTTCGAAAATGTGTTCCTGTTTCGAACGAATTGAATTGGTGGTTAAGTAacaaatgtgtttattatattatcatTAAATATCGATTTAAAAccgttattaaatattttaataacaccAAATTAAACcagacaacaaaaacaatgatcAACGCGCACCCGTCGATACGTGGGCAGTCAGTGAGAATACGCGGAGAGCTATACCCGGGAGTCAACAAGAGATCCGCACGTGGGAACGGACAAGTGAACGAAAAGTGAACAGTGAGCGAGAACTCGCAGGAGGAAAGCAGCCAGTAAGTGTCGAATCGGACACCCAAGGAGGATATCTGCAAGTAAAGGACAAGCGATCACAAGGACATGGCGTGGTCAGAAGGGACAGGGGAGTCattggtcggcaaaggtggttcggggaagAGCGTTAGCTTGactcacggacgatacatcCTACCACCGTAACATCCTAAGCCCTCATTCATGTCAAGAACGACGCGAGACAACGGAAGAAGGAAACGAAcgcgcatccgacggcgaggATGAATTTTGCCAGTTGCATAATTCTGTTGACCGCATGTGTACTTGGTAGACCTAGATAGGCAAGGAAAACACTCCTTTTCAAAGGACCTCCTACATTTAATACCCGTTCAAAACCAATGTTCTCAGGAACTTAGTTGTGATTTTTCTTCGGTATTCCAATTCTAGTGTCGATACAAGCTTCTAAACATCAGTTCTAAAAGTCAGGGAGCTCCTGTGCTTCGTGCTGGATGGCAACAAGTCCTCAATAAATGTGAAGTATACATTCGTAGAGAACTGCGGTTTGGCATCGAACAACCAGTcaatcaaaagtaaatagtCTCCAGATGGCAGTGGAATAGGAACTTCGATGTGGTGGAAATCGCTCACCATCTGCAAGCCCTGAAAGACCGAACATGATTTAAATGATAATTGATTCACCACTGTAAATGGAATATTCTTGCAATATTCTTCTTACTTCATAGGGACACGTGTGGTTGAGGGTGGACACATTCCTGATCATGTTCCAGATGATCTTAACCACTGGGTGATTCCGCTTTCGCACGAATTCGCAGGCGTCGACCGTGAAGTCATACAAAAAGGGCTTATACCCATTGGCCTTCTTCATCACCTTCATATGCActgatatattttttgctgGCTCTGATAACGTGATATTTATGTTCAAGCTGGTCTTGGTTCGGGAATAGGCCTTCAGGCGGCAGTAATGAACCACCACCCACGATTGGTTGTAGGACTTGCACACTGCATTTGTCATTTTGAGAAAGGGCGCCTCCTGGTagcatttttgattaattgaaattaaattgggtTTATAATAAGATTTCTTACTCCGCAGCCCAAATAGgcaactaaaaacaaaattgcaaaaatggaAACGCCGTGATGCATGGCTCTTGTTCGACTAAACGTGGATAACTGACGTATTTCAGCTCTTCATTTCGAAAATGTGTTCCGGTTTCGAACGAAATGAATTGGTGGTTAAGTAACAAATGCgtttattatattatcatTAAATATCGATTTAAAATcgttattaaatattgtaataacACCAAATTAAACCAGACAATACGCTTTTAACGACTATTACCGATCGAAACCTCGAGCCCTCTTGACATACCCTACAGTCAATGTTCCTTTACAATTGTGAAATATACATTCGTGACAAACTGCGGCCTCAAATCGAAGAGGAActtgtgaggagtcttaaaactaaGAAGCAAAGAATACAACTGGCGTCAAACGGAGAGTAAGTTCCCGCAAAGCAcagagaccgtgaactaacggtaccgcgatgtaccttggactcaaaccagccaagggcacagaggtcgaacggtaacagtgtggactttggacgagcacaaagaggacgcaccgcgaactaacgggacatgggTTGGACTTTGTACCCGAGCGGGCCGTGcgcaaaaggggaaattaCGGGATCCTATAAAGAGAGGGCGCAAGCGCGAGAAGGccatacgtgcaagcgcagagtGCGGTTGCGAGTCGCGCAGTCAGGACGCGGGCGTGCGGCCGGACAGTCGGAGCAGATTCAGAAGGTGTGGTCAGTCATACAGCAATCCGAAAGTGATCAACGCGCACCCGTCGATACGTGGGCAGTCAGTGAGAATACGCGGAGAGCTATACCCGGGAGTCAACAAGAGATCCGCACGTGAGAACGGACAAGTGAACAGTGAGCGAGAACTCGCAGGAGGAAAGTAGCCAGTGCTTGTCAAAGAGGGCACCCAAGGAGGATCTCTGCAAGTGAAGGACAAGCGATCACAATAACCCAAAAGAAGGACGCGAAGGAGCGACGCGAcgcatccgacggcgaggACCGTAGAACTCTATTGTCGAAGTGGAATTGAATAAAGCTATTCTGATCTGAATCTCTGTcacataaatcataaatttggtgggacgaacaaagaaactctctgagctagcaGTTGCACGCcctgaaatatataaaaaatt
This sequence is a window from Drosophila teissieri strain GT53w chromosome 2R, Prin_Dtei_1.1, whole genome shotgun sequence. Protein-coding genes within it:
- the LOC122614530 gene encoding uncharacterized protein LOC122614530 codes for the protein MDHRLVIFAVSVIFGFLVCGEAPFVKMTNAVCKSHNQSWVAVHYCRLKAYSRTKTSLNINVTFIEPAKHISLHMKVMKKANGYKPFLYDFTVDACEFVRKRNHPVVKMIWNMIRNVSTLNHTCPYEGLQMVSDFHHVEIPIPLPSGDYLLSLDWLFDCKPQLTTNVYFSFTEDWLPSSSKHKRSSLNFRTDV
- the LOC122614531 gene encoding uncharacterized protein LOC122614531, which encodes MHHGVSIFAILFLVAYLGCGEAPFLKMTNAVCKSYNQSWVVVHYCRLKAYSRTKTSLNINATFIEPAKNISLHMKVMKKANGYKPFLYDFTVDACEFVRKRNHPVVKMIWNMIRNVSTLNHTCPYEGLQMLSDFHHIEVPIPLPSGDYLLLIDWLFDAKPQFSTNVYFTLIEDLLPSSSKHRKSSLNFRTVG
- the LOC122614532 gene encoding uncharacterized protein LOC122614532: MHHGVSIFAILFLVAYLGCGEASFLKMTNAVCKSHNQSWVVVHYCRLKAYSRTKTSLNINATFIEPAKNISVHGKTMKRANGYKPFLFDFTIDACEFMRRRNHPVAKIVWNMIRNVSTINHTCPYEGLQMLSDFHHVELPIPWPSGDYLLVVDWLFDAKPQFSTNVYFTFIEDLLPPSLKHRRSSLTSRTDV
- the LOC122614533 gene encoding uncharacterized protein LOC122614533 produces the protein MHHGVSIFAILFLVAYLGCGEAPFLKMTNAVCKSYNQSWVVVHYCRLKAYSRTKTSLNINITLSEPAKNISVHMKVMKKANGYKPFLYDFTVDACEFVRKRNHPVVKIIWNMIRNVSTLNHTCPYEGLQMVSDFHHIEVPIPLPSGDYLLLIDWLFDAKPQFSTNVYFTFIEDLLPSSTKHRSSLTFRTDV